The Triticum aestivum cultivar Chinese Spring chromosome 3A, IWGSC CS RefSeq v2.1, whole genome shotgun sequence genome includes a region encoding these proteins:
- the LOC123059346 gene encoding expansin-B7, with amino-acid sequence MAATSSSSDAVAVAFLCLLAANGCCGCPGPAPAPTPTPTRAPATPSPVPVTPPPAPAPPSPVPVTPPPVPATPSPGSGSGSGSTNSSSGGWLDARATWYGAPDGAGPDDNGGACGFKNVNLPPFNAMTSCGNEPLFKDGKGCGSCYQIRCVGKAHPACSGVPETVIITDMNYYPVARYHFDLSGTAFGAMAKDGRNDELRHAGIIDMQFKRVPCQYPGLSVTFHVEKGSNPNYLAILVEYANGDGDVAQVDLMDGGEPTGAWRPMRHSWGSIWRLDTRRPLRGPFSLRVTNGSGRSLVADQVIPADWQADAVYSSDVQFDD; translated from the exons ATggcagcgacctcctcctcctccgacgccgTCGCGGTCGCTTTCCTTTGCCTGCTCGCCGCCAATGGCTGCTGCGGCTGCCCTGGACCCGCACCTGCCCCCACACCTACACCTACACGTGCCCCCGCTACCCCCAGCCCCGTCCCCGTTACACCTCCACCTGCGCCAGCTCCCCCCAGCCCCGTCCCCGTTACACCTCCACCTGTGCCCGCTACTCCCAGCCcaggctccggctccggctccggcagcACCAACAGCTCCTCCGGCGGCTGGCTAGACGCGAGGGCCACCTGGTATGGCGCACCCGATGGCGCCGGGCCGGACGACAATGGTGGTGCGTGTGGATTCAAGAACGTGAACCTGCCGCCGTTCAACGCCATGACGTCGTGCGGCAACGAGCCGCTCTTCAAGGACGGCAAGGGATGCGGCTCCTGCTACCAG ATAAGGTGCGTGGGCAAGGCTCACCCGGCGTGCTCCGGCGTCCCCGAGACGGTGATCATCACGGACATGAACTACTACCCCGTCGCCCGCTACCACTTCGACCTCAGCGGCACTGCTTTTGGCGCCATGGCCAAGGACGGCCGCAACGACGAGCTCCGCCACGCCGGCATCATCGACATGCAGTTCAAGAGGGTGCCGTGCCAGTACCCGGGGCTGTCGGTGACGTTCCACGTGGAGAAGGGGTCGAACCCGAACTACCTGGCGATCCTGGTGGAGTACGCGAACGGCGACGGCGACGTGGCGCAGGTGGacctcatggacggcggcgagcCGACGGGGGCCTGGAGGCCGATGAGGCACTCGTGGGGCTCCATCTGGCGCCTGGACACGCGCCGCCCGCTGCGGGGGCCCTTCTCGCTGCGCGTCACCAACGGCTCCGGCAGGTCGCTCGTCGCCGACCAGGTCATCCCCGCCGACTGGCAGGCCGACGCCGTGTACAGCTCCGACGTCCAGTTCGATGATTGA
- the LOC123059347 gene encoding alkane hydroxylase MAH1-like, which yields MLALGRGFQLYTTIGGCHAPPSRPIRSCPCRCRCPCNAAAMASVSYLELTLASLCFVLFYCFHVRSKRKNPALPLDWPLLGMLPALLANLPRLHDWVTSVLAASTLSFRLAGPPRSGMQLFTTADPANVRHVFTSNFPNYPKSPEFAQIMDIFGGGIFNADGDSWRRQRAKAQLLMSGPRFRAFVSRCSRRKVERDLLPLLARVAGVGAGECDLQDVFLRLTFDITTTLVFGVDPGCLAVGFPEVPFARAIDDAMDVIVVRNLLPLSWWKLLRRLGVGYERKMALAWRDIDRFIGDTIAKRRQAVKARGGIEDSADLLSSYIDDDDDDAGSGTVVDVFLRDTTMNLMIAGRDTTGSALTWFFYLLTRNPGVVSKILAELDTKTTTTTLDGMVTFDPDELGRLVYLHAALCESLRLYPPVPFEHKGVVAAEALPSGHEVRPGDKIFVSLYAMGMMEAVWGKDCREFRPERWIGEDGKLRYVPSYKFISFNSGPRTCLGKDMAFVQLKAVAAAVVRNFEVDVVPGHVIEPKISIVLHMKNGFKARIKKRQVMKI from the coding sequence ATGCTGGCACTTGGCAGAGGCTTTCAACTCTACACCACCATTGGCGGCTGCCACGCTCCTCCATCTCGACCAATTCGGTCCTGTCCGTGCAGGTGCAGGTGCCCTTGCAACGCTGCAGCAATGGCGTCCGTCTCCTACCTCGAGCTTACTCTCGCCTCGCTCTGCTTCGTCTTGTTTTACTGCTTCCACGTCAGGTCCAAGCGCAAGAACCCGGCGCTCCCGCTGGACTGGCCGCTGCTGGGCATGCTCCCGGCGCTCCTCGCCAACCTGCCACGCCTCCACGACTGGGTCACCTCCGTCCTCGCCGCCAGCACGCTCAGCTTCCGCCTCGCCGGCCCGCCGCGCTCGGGGATGCAGCTCTTCACCACCGCCGATCCGGCCAACGTTCGCCACGTCTTCACCTCCAACTTCCCCAACTACCCCAAGAGCCCCGAGTTTGCCCAGATCATGGACATTTTCGGCGGTGGTATCTTCAACGCCGACGGCGACTCCTGGCGCCGCCAGCGTGCCAAGGCGCAGCTGCTCATGTCCGGGCCTCGGTTCCGAGCCTTCGTGTCCCGCTGCAGCCGCCGCAAGGTCGAGCGCGACCTGCTCCCGCTGCTAGCCCGCGTCGCAGGCGTCGGCGCCGGCGAGTGCGACCTGCAGGACGTGTTCCTCAGGCTCACGTTCGACATTACAACCACACTGGTCTTCGGCGTCGACCCTGGCTGCCTGGCCGTCGGCTTTCCGGAGGTGCCATTCGCGCGCGCCATAGATGACGCCATGGATGTGATCGTCGTCCGCAACTTGCTCCCGCTGTCGTGGTGGAAGCTGCTGCGGCGGCTCGGGGTCGGGTACGAGCGGAAGATGGCGCTGGCCTGGCGCGACATCGACCGGTTCATCGGCGACACGATCGCCAAGCGGCGGCAGGCGGTGAAGGCCAGAGGCGGGATCGAGGACTCCGCGGACCTGCTCTCCTCCTACattgacgacgacgacgacgacgccggcagcggcacGGTCGTCGACGTATTCCTCCGGGACACGACCATGAACCTTATGATCGCCGGCCGGGACACGACCGGGTCGGCGCTGACCTGGTTCTTCTACCTCCTCACCAGGAACCCGGGCGTGGTGTCCAAGATCCTCGCAGAGCTCGACAccaagaccaccaccaccaccctggACGGCATGGTGACCTTCGACCCGGACGAGCTCGGCCGGCTGGTGTACCTGCACGCGGCCCTGTGCGAGTCGCTCCGGTTGTACCCGCCGGTGCCGTTTGAGCACAAGGGCGTGGTCGCCGCCGAGGCGCTGCCGAGCGGGCACGAGGTGCGGCCAGGGGACAAGATCTTTGTGTCGCTGTACGCGATGGGGATGATGGAGGCCGTGTGGGGCAAGGACTGCCGGGAGTTCCGGCCGGAGCGGTGGATCGGGGAGGACGGCAAGCTGCGGTACGTGCCGTCGTACAAGTTCATCTCCTTCAACTCCGGGCCGCGGACCTGCCTCGGCAAGGACATGGCGTTCGTGCAGCTCAAGGCCGTGGCGGCCGCCGTGGTGAGGAACTTCGAGGTGGACGTCGTGCCGGGGCACGTCATCGAGCCCAAGATATCCATCGTTCTCCACATGAAGAACGGCTTCAAAGCCAGGATCAAGAAGAGGCAGGTGATGAAGATCTGA